From Malaya genurostris strain Urasoe2022 chromosome 2, Malgen_1.1, whole genome shotgun sequence:
GAaaggatccagactaagtgtaacaaaaacaatggaatgaaatgcaaatcgttatacagtaccaatttgaacaagttgttgtcccaaggcttcaaaagattcaaaacttagtacaaatgagttccatatatagaattattagatgcaatatcatatagtttcaaagataaactcgagataagctgatctgcgattttgCATGTATCATATGGGTAGGGCCCCTCACTGAACTCGGTTCACTACCAGTTCCAGTTCAATTGTCATTTgcatcaaaacaacaagcgtcataTCAATATTAACAATATAACTTAACAAATGCGGTTACTACAACTAAGAAAATTTTTATATAGTTCAAACCGTACCAGTTAGCACTTTTAATTTTGCGAGTTGTtttaagtcatccaacattatgcaaaatgtttATTCTGTATAAGTGATCCTAAAACCAGAGATCAGTGTAGAGAAAAATCGTAGATCTGGCAACGTGATATCCAtagccaaggatggcttttatcgtatcaaagaacgttcactggcaactcttcaacgattgaatcagtgccatcaaagagaaacggaaatcatcgcaacaacaaaaacctggcatggctcatttaacatagaatcgacaccagtgcgagagcgaatttctctcgatgacatttctgagaatcaaaggttagcacgctgccggGGGGGTTATAGGATCACTGATTTGTATGTATATGCTTTATGTACCTGTTTTGTGGTTTTAAGCTAAGCTTAGAAGCTGTGCTGTTGCTGATAAAAGTGGAAATTGCACTTACAGTAATTCAAAGCGACCCTGTCAGAATAAGAGCTTTGCAAATATCTCGCTTGGACTCTGATATGATCCTTTCGGTTTGCTGCAAGTATGTTTCCCGCTTTTGACCTGCTAACATGCAGGACACTCAAAATGGattattcattcattttaacgtacatttcgaatattcctttagttgggacagtactcgcatatgtcatgatggcgccacgttaccattTTAAAAACATccagtctgtcatctagactgtgtttatgttTTTGATTTACCAACAAAGTCATTCATTCAGAATTATCAGTAATATACTGATTTGCAGTGTCCATGCGGGTTTTCATACagggtacagattttatacatatTGTCAGAACTAAATACCGAATTGTGCTTACTTCTCGAACCATGTTTTGTtacgatatttacttgcttctgaccTGCTTTTTTCGCGTTCAACATAGGTGGAATTAGTGCCCAacggaaattttgttttgaagaatttactcatagtgcCATGCCATTAGTCTGTTCTGCAAATGAAATGTCAGTCACCAACTCGACATAGCTTCtcgtcgacgacacgacctgccactcgtctattaaaactgtatcgcaaatttaactacccctcagtaactcgtaatgtcaaaacgaaattgcttggaaaaatattaaaattggcaacacaagttgatattttattgattttgaataacagcttcTGTCattaaccttggttactgtatATTGAAGACTTAAgaaacgtaaacaaatgaaACTGCAAAACGGGTatatgaagacaaacacgagaaaaggtcccaagtgcaaatgacagtttctctttgtttactttctctttcgagtataacggtccaatcagcaatatttccatctaacacttcacataggattatagcaaaaaccatcaactttcgatatgcactgtagaatttgttggaaattactggaatttgccgtaataattgaaagagaaagtaaaccaagagaaactgtcacttgcacttgggaccttttctaatgttcatcgagatattATTACGAAAAAATTAGAATGGATTCAACGGTTCAAGTGGAAGATCCGTTTTAAGCAGTTACAAGTTCTCCAGCATCATTAGCTGTTAGAGCAGTAGATCAATTAGTCGGTCTCGGTGTAATAATTCTAGCCACATTTGTGGCTTGAAATTAGCCAATGGGCACGACTACAAAGTACTACTGTATTTGAAAAGAATACACGGATTTGGCATTCAAAATAAATATGCCATGCTACTAACGATAAATAATGATACCTCAAATGAAATCTACGTGAAGGAAACGGACATACAAAAAACTACACCGATATTGAAATGATCGAAAGTACTGCAGAAGCTTGGACTTACTACGGAAAAtccttttgtttttattcgtcACTGTATTTGTCATTCTCCTCAGATAGTTTAATGTACGTAATAGTATGAAATAAAATTAGTGAATGATTTTTAAGCGTTTCCTTCAATTCTCATttattcattgtattgaaatatgttagttttcgaaattttctaaaatgtacAATGTTACAAAACACCAGTTAACGTTCGAATGAAACGGATAAAACAACTTAAAAACGTGTCCATTGAACAATGGATACAGAATCGTAAACGAACGTTAATTTATGACTTCACCAGATACTTCAGCGAGGTGTTGTCGATTTGGGTTTGTGTTGCAGCAAGATAACGAATCTAAAAATACGTCACAATGTTGAAGAAAAAATATacattcaaaatcagctgaagcTACTTTGCGCACGTGTGCCGAGTCTCCACGTGACGCGGATGGCTTACGTTGCCTGTCGATTCCCGGAATACTAACGATACTACCTAGGTCTAGGGAAGACTTCAGGTGTGATTGGATTTAGACTTGTTGCTGTTGTTACAGTAAAAACGAGCAGGAGCAACATTTGGACACCACACGCTCCATAATGATATGGTAAATTTTCCAATAACCTTTCTGGATGTTAGTCCATCCTAAGAGATGATTTTCTGAGGATTGGTTTATTCTGGCAGATGTTTTTCTGGTAGGAGATCTGTTCTGGGCAAAATTTTATCAGACAAATAATATCTGGCAAATATATATCGCCCTTGCAGGCTGTACATGTCCAACTCTAAGATCATTTCCGAATACGGTGAACTGCAAAGAgtaaaatctgaaaatgatgTAATATCAAGATAATATTTGGAACGTAATCATGGTATGTTTATATAAAACAACATACCTATATTGAAAGCtcacaaataaaatttcatgCACTCACTTTTATTACAGCTTGCACTAATGATGGCTGTAACATTTCACGTTCTACTTTCTTAAGTTACTCTTATAAAGTGGTAATGAGGGACcaaaagttaaataattttatctGTTCCTCAACTTTATCaaatagttttgtttatttattcgaggatccttggtaactagttcgtagcaacttaaacagtgttgctcgagaagaatatttttatcattatcaaggggtcgctatatttgtggtaactggtggtaaatcgctaaCAGACacgttttatttcaatttttcttcggagtgtctggtcgtgtcgtcgttctCGTGTTAACTCTATTTTAGAACGAATTTACTTTTATATTCTTATTGCTTACCCTTGATTTTAGAAacttagattttatttattttaattgcatGAGTTGGATTCATAATTGTATGGAATGAAAAACCACAATCCGTAGCATGTCGCCATTTTCTGCGAAAAGTGTCTCATGTGAGGTTGATTAAAACAATAGGTTAAGACAACGATGTTTAGTGCAAAAATTGCTTATTTACCAAGGAGTACCTGGATGCAGTTGTCAGCCattattattcgattagctacCTCACAACGGAGTTCATTCATATAGAACAATTGAAgacgaacattagaaaaggtcccaagtgcaactgacagtttctctttgtttactttctctttcgagtattacggtccaatcagcaatcctTCCATCTTACATTTCACACAGGAAGAGAGCataaaccatcaactttcgatatgcactatagaatttgttctaaattactggaatttgccgtgataattgaaagagaaagtaaaccaagagaaactatcatttgcacttgggaccttttctaatgttcatcgagaattgTCATGGtgctgaatttttttaaagaatacgAAACCGgttgtcactctgacagggtCCCTTTGATTTGCTGCTAATATCATTCCCGCTCTAGGTTTGCTAATATCAGTCACCAGCTCGGCACAGcttctcgcgcccactctgTCTTCGGCCTAAGACCTAAGGCCGAAGGcagagtgggcgcgagaagCTGTGCCActtctcgcgcccactctgCCTTCAGCCAGGTTTCAAGAAACTTTACAGTGTGGATGAATCTTCCAAATattagggttttttttaatgaaatattGTTCGATTTATAATGAtaagcgacccttacacgagtcattaaaaatgtcattactgaattattaatgaacgtgtaatggtgcagtaatgacgagatttctaacaaatttgaaatacatcattacttagttacattaaaacttacatttttaatgctcgtgtaagggccgctataatGTTCGGTTTCTGTAACGATATTTGCCGATAACGTATTGTTATGATATAATTGTCGTTTAGAAAACGATTTCATTAAAATTAACATATATTACTGCAGCAACataactgaatgaaaaattctcggttaatttttcaaaagggggtataagcaagtgacagtttctctttaatcactctctctctctttcgaaTATTGTGAtgggattaaaaagattttttttgatatcactattctgtttgaaagtcgaaaatttcgggtatcatttcatgcaaagagttgagtgataaacgtggaaaccgcttggtaattaatagaagagaaagtaaacaaagaaaaactcacttgcttatacgcccttttgaaaaattaaccgagaaatgaTATCAAGTCTGCTTCAATGGTGGGCGTAATTGCGTTTGCTGGTGTAATGCCGGGTGGGCTTAATCCGGTACCTTTATATAACAccgttttttatttcttttgtgTGATACATGTGTGCGTGTAAGAAAATCTCAAACGGCTGACATTTTTCCATCAAAAGGAGCTTCATTTTGGTGCGGCTGTGAAACGTTTTCCTTTCTTTTCGCCGAGAAAAGTGCGAAAACATCTTTGAAGTATGTTTATTGTTATATCTTAACGATTCTAAAagcaacaatttattaatattaaaattggtgCATTATTTATCAGGTAATTACAATAATTAAGGAAGACGCATTTCCCCGGCAAAGTGCAGACGGCAGAAAATTTTCGCCTTCGCATCGCAATGGCTGGCGGATCCGGTACGAAGGTTGTGCAAATCACCAACATTGCACCTCAGGCAACCAAGGATCAGATGCAAAATTTGTTCGGACATGTTGGTAAAATTGACGAGATCAGATTGTATCCGACGATCCGAGATGTGTCCTGCCCCGTGGTGTCCCGTATTTGCTACGTCAAATATTTCGAGAGCAGCTGTGTCGCAGTGGCACAGCATTTAACCAACACGGTCTTTATCGATCGAGCTCTCATTGTTATTCCGGTACAGGGTGGCATGATACCCGACGAGTACAAGGCGTTGGAGATGGCTGCCAATGGAACGTTGGTACCAGGTTTGCATAACATCGATACCCCGAGTAAATTGCCACCGGAGGTTGTGAATCGGATTGACGGAATGGTACCCAATCAGGTTAGTGAAACGTATGAAATACGTTTGCATTATGGTTATGTAAATTTGCTAGTTAAATtgtaatcgttttttttttaattgatttcAGGTTGTGAAAACTATTGATCCAAAACTGGATGAAAATAACCTCCCAGAGTATCCTCCTCTTCCGGTTAATTTTGATGCGAAAAAGATTGAAGAAACACGTCGCACGATTCTAGTGCTGGATATAAAGTCCGACTGGCGCTTGGAAGATTTAATGGATCATTTTAAAGTAGCTGGAGAAATAAAATACGCACGATGTGCCGAGAATGATCGTTCCCGTTATGCCCTACTTGAGTTTTGCGATCAGAAGAGTATTATTTCGGCACTTAAAATGCAAGGTTCGGACTTCCGTGGGTACCGGTTAAATGTTCATCATTCAACGCAGCCTATCGTGAAACCGGAAGCGAAGAGTAACGAGGCTGCCCAGAAGGAAATCGAGGAAGCTATGTCGATTGTCAAGGAAGCTCATAACATGATTTCGGCTGCAATTGATCCGGTTATTGGAATGTTGGCAAAGGATAAGAGTGCAAGTCGACGTCGATCTCGCTCGCATTCCCGTTCAAAGGATCGTCGTTCCCGATCTCGTTCGCGAAAGCGCTCGGAGTCTCGTTCTAAGCGCTCGCGATCTCGCAAACGGTCACGCAGCCGTTCCAAGCGATCTCGGAGTCATTCAAAGCACACGAAACGATCGTCATCAAGAAGTAAGCGTTCTCGGTCCCGGTCAAAACGTTCTCGTTCTCGTGATCGTCGCAAACGCTCACGTTCTCGCCATCGTAGCCGATCACGTTCACGTGATCGACGCCGCTCTCGCTCTCGTTCTAATCGCAAACGTTCCCGTTCTCGTGAACGTCGCGATCGCAGCCGTGAACGTAAGAAATCTCATCGCAACAAGGAAGAACGACGGCGCCGCTCGCGATCACGTTCGCGTAGCCGTAAGCGATCATCTTCTCGTAGCCGATCCAGCCGTTCGAAGGACGCGACGCGGGGATCGAAGAAACGCAGTCGTTCACCGGACAAGCGTTTGAAGAAGATTCTGGAGGAAAGCGTTAGCCGGGATTATGATGCTGAAGAGCGCATTGGTGGCGGGGACGATGAGGGCAATGGCGGTGGCAGTAGCGCAACCGGGACGAAGAATTCTTCACCGATAAACTCGCGCGAAAAAACGGCCAGTCCGACAACGGAAAAGTCGGATAACATGGATATTTCTAACTCGCCGTAGGTACCGGGAAGCGATGGTGTATCGGCTCATTCAAATGCCACGATGCTTTTATTATGATTGATATGACTCTTCTATCAGATTACCTTTAGAATTACCTAATTGACCTGCTGTATGGTATGAAATGACGATCTTGTTTTTATACGTTGGAACAAATAAAAGAAATCCAATAACGATTTGTTTTTCACGAGTGAAACATCAGACACTTTTTTCCGCCTGCAGATAGCCTAATTGCCTAAATTTTTCGCCACATTTTCTAAATCTAAATCCGTATAAAATCGAAAATGAAGACAAAGTAATTTTCGGCTTGCAGATTGGTTTAGGACCAAGTCATTCTAAGGTGTTCTGACTTTAGGCATTTCCTTCTTCATTAGAAGCAGAGCTGCACAAATCGTTCAAGTTAGGAAGCAACTACGTAAAGAGTTTTGTAGGATCTGATTATATCctcgtttttgtctttctcatatagaaaggttatgcaatcacttgaaaaaccgactagtgaaaattggcccgtagggccaagtgtcatataccattcgacttagttcgtcgagctgagcaatgtctgtgtgtgtgtgtgtgtgtgtgtgtgtgtgtgtgtgtgtgtgtgtgtgtgtgtgtgtgtgtgtgtgtgtgtgtgtgtgtgtgtgtgtgtgtgtgtgtgtgtgtgtgtgtgtgtgtgtgtgtgtgtgtgtgtgtgtgtgtgtgtgtgtgtgtgtgtgtgtgtgtgtgtgtgtgtgtgtgtgtgtatgcatgtgtcaaataatctcactaggttttctcggagatggctgaaccgattttgacaaacttagattcaaatgaaaggtctcgtggtcccatacagaattcctaaatttgatccatatccgacttccggttccggagttatagggtaaagtgtgttcaatattgtaaaccgtcacttaaaccggcgaaacaaaaaacgtaaaaaatttcctaaactggtctcaaaactacacaaatcgatagtcattatcaataggcaactaaataaaccgattccggctatcctggttcccggtatccggttccggaagttctggaaatagtggtcatatataccaaaatagatctcactcacttttctcagcgatggttggaccgatttccacaagcgtagattcaaatgaaaggtcttccggtcccatacggaattcctgaatttcatccggatccgacttccggttccggagttatagggtaaagtgtgttcaatattgtacaccgtcacttaaaccggcgaaacgaaaaacgtaaaaaaatttctaaactggtctcaaaacaacacaaatcgatagtcattctcagtaggcaactaaacaaaccgattccggctatcctggttcccggtatccggttccggaagtacaaatagaataccacaatattatatgtacatgagaaaggcatcattacacaactaggtggattaaaacagatttttgtattttgaatgagttcgtttttttattcaaaaaccttTCACTTGAGCTTAAACTTATCCGACCTACCAGAGTATTTCtagaccaggggttcccaaactattttgggttatgGACTCCTTTActgaaattaacttaggcctcagaacCCCATCAACAGATTCCTATGAAAATTCAATTGCTTGCTGTTTAAATATAGATGTaaaatatagggtgattttttaagagcttgagaacttttttaaacaataaaacgcataaaatttgcaaaatctcatcggttcttttttttaaacgttagattggtacatgacatttactttttgaagataatttcatttaaatgttgaccgcggctgcgtcttaggtggtccattcggaaagtccaattttgggcaactttttcgagcatttcggccggaatagcccgaatttcttcggaaatgttgtcttccaaagctggaatagttacaggcttatttctgtagactttagacttgacgtagccccacaaaaaatagtctaaaggcgtcaaatcgcatgatcttggtggccaacttaccggtccatttcttgagatgaattgttctccgaagttttccctcaaaatggccatagaatcgcgagctgtgtggcatgtagcgccatcttgttgaaaccacatgtcaaccaagttcagttcttccatttttggcaacaaaaagtttgttagcatcgaacgatagcgatcgccattcactgtaacgttgcgtccaacagcatctttgaaaaaatacggtccaatgattccaccagcgtacaaaccacaccaaacagtgcatttttcgggatgcatgggcagttcttgaacggcttctggttgctcttcactccaaatgcggcaattttgcttatttacgtagccattcaaccagaaatgagcctcatcgctgaacaaaatttgtcgataaaaaagcggactttccgaatggaccacctaagacgcagccgcggtcaacatttaaatgaaattatcttcaaaaagtaaatgtcatgtaccaatctaacgtttaaaataaagaaccgatgagattttgcaaattttatgcgttttattgtttaaaaaagttctcaacctcttaaaaaatcaccctgtacttaccaatttctgcggatggtaaaaaaacacaatttttttagcgttaacattttaaataacaacgtatatcaaacaatagggggtcgatttctagacctcgtcgatccCCACAGTCAGTTTACgttgacccccgcaaaaaggatatcgatccCAGGAGGTCTATATCGAACACTTTGTGAACCCCCGTTCTAGACGATCAGTCCTGGGAATGGCAAATTGTCCTATCACGCAGAGAAAATTATTGTAAAGGTAACTTAACTTGGGTTTTACCAAacaaatagggtaacggctccctatttcatctgagctactatttccatctcatatcTTCAATGTATCTATATTGATCACTCCAGggaatccaatacaaatcgaaaaagac
This genomic window contains:
- the LOC131430522 gene encoding probable splicing factor, arginine/serine-rich 7 — translated: MAGGSGTKVVQITNIAPQATKDQMQNLFGHVGKIDEIRLYPTIRDVSCPVVSRICYVKYFESSCVAVAQHLTNTVFIDRALIVIPVQGGMIPDEYKALEMAANGTLVPGLHNIDTPSKLPPEVVNRIDGMVPNQVVKTIDPKLDENNLPEYPPLPVNFDAKKIEETRRTILVLDIKSDWRLEDLMDHFKVAGEIKYARCAENDRSRYALLEFCDQKSIISALKMQGSDFRGYRLNVHHSTQPIVKPEAKSNEAAQKEIEEAMSIVKEAHNMISAAIDPVIGMLAKDKSASRRRSRSHSRSKDRRSRSRSRKRSESRSKRSRSRKRSRSRSKRSRSHSKHTKRSSSRSKRSRSRSKRSRSRDRRKRSRSRHRSRSRSRDRRRSRSRSNRKRSRSRERRDRSRERKKSHRNKEERRRRSRSRSRSRKRSSSRSRSSRSKDATRGSKKRSRSPDKRLKKILEESVSRDYDAEERIGGGDDEGNGGGSSATGTKNSSPINSREKTASPTTEKSDNMDISNSP